A genome region from Candidatus Manganitrophus noduliformans includes the following:
- a CDS encoding tetratricopeptide repeat protein — protein sequence MRLTGGPWVPMLLVLYFVVLSSCTSVEAKREKHYQRGRDYVAEAKYPEAVVEFKNVLQLDPNHVDAKYHLGLAYLKMGGPANLRNAFKMLSEAVEKKPDLIDAQIKLAGLYLASNDLIKAKEKSDWILDKEPNSVDALLVKARIEQREGRLDDAEKTYRQLLDLDSKRLLTYYEFAGLHLLKKDPASAEALLQKALAIDSNSVESHVTLARFYHYNRQPAEAEAFYQKALALSPQNKSLYFALANFYTIEKRTAEAETKLVEASQLDVKDPQPFIALGDFYVSHRKMQEAERAYRQATDARPDGIFSRKRLADFYLNQGKRNEAGGMIEELLTKNANDPEGLLLKGRLLLAENKSGEAVALIRKAVQSEPSLRSGHYFLGLAHFADHDIQQAKSAFSEALSQNPKDVRARTAIAEMHLQARSFDLAETEAERAIELDPSNIKALLILGDASAAKGEIKKGEGSYQQIVKLAPNEPIGYYKLGLLRRGQKRDPEALTLFEKALSLNSDHVDALAQIVTIDFSRGDSEKALKRVTTQVDASPQNPALYNLLAKVYIAKKEFKKAEESYQKAIEVDPDYLASYVDLGSLYVQGKRFDQAIQKLDEAVKVNPNLPQIYMTRGSIYEAQQKYAQARGDYEKALQIDPSFAPAANNLAWIYAEHGGNIDRALTLAQMAKEKYPDDPAISDTLGWIYYKKNAFLKAVSLLEESAQKLSKNPVVRYHLGMAYYKSGQNGLAKKELSESLKLGKEFPGADEAERTLNEL from the coding sequence ATGCGCCTGACCGGAGGGCCCTGGGTCCCGATGCTCCTTGTTCTCTATTTCGTTGTGTTGTCGTCTTGCACATCGGTGGAGGCAAAGCGGGAGAAGCACTATCAAAGGGGGCGGGACTATGTCGCCGAAGCGAAGTACCCGGAGGCGGTCGTCGAGTTTAAAAATGTTCTCCAACTCGATCCGAATCATGTCGATGCGAAGTATCACCTGGGGCTTGCTTATCTGAAAATGGGCGGACCGGCCAATCTACGAAATGCTTTTAAGATGTTGAGTGAGGCGGTGGAAAAAAAACCGGATCTCATCGACGCTCAAATCAAACTCGCCGGCCTTTATTTGGCGTCGAACGACCTGATCAAGGCAAAGGAAAAATCCGACTGGATCCTCGATAAAGAGCCCAACAGTGTCGACGCCCTTTTGGTGAAGGCTCGCATCGAGCAGAGGGAAGGCCGTCTGGACGATGCGGAGAAAACGTATCGTCAACTCCTCGATCTCGATTCGAAGCGGCTGTTGACCTACTATGAGTTTGCCGGCCTTCACCTGCTGAAGAAGGATCCTGCGTCGGCCGAGGCGCTTCTCCAGAAGGCCCTTGCAATCGATTCCAACTCGGTTGAAAGCCATGTTACCCTCGCCCGGTTCTATCATTATAATCGGCAGCCTGCCGAGGCCGAGGCCTTTTACCAAAAAGCGCTCGCCCTTTCCCCTCAGAACAAATCGCTCTATTTTGCGTTGGCGAATTTTTATACGATTGAAAAAAGGACGGCGGAGGCGGAAACCAAACTGGTAGAGGCGAGTCAACTCGACGTAAAAGATCCCCAACCCTTTATCGCGCTCGGTGATTTTTACGTCAGCCACCGTAAGATGCAAGAGGCGGAGAGGGCCTATCGGCAGGCGACGGATGCCAGGCCGGATGGAATATTCAGCCGGAAGCGGCTGGCCGATTTTTACCTCAATCAAGGGAAGAGGAACGAGGCGGGAGGGATGATTGAAGAGCTCTTGACGAAGAATGCAAACGATCCGGAAGGGCTTTTGCTAAAGGGCCGCCTTCTCCTGGCGGAGAACAAAAGCGGCGAGGCCGTGGCCCTGATCAGGAAGGCGGTTCAGTCGGAACCCTCTCTTCGTTCGGGACATTACTTCCTCGGACTGGCTCATTTTGCGGATCACGATATCCAACAGGCGAAGTCGGCATTTTCGGAGGCGCTCAGTCAGAATCCAAAAGATGTCCGCGCCCGAACGGCGATCGCGGAGATGCACCTTCAGGCGCGGTCGTTTGATCTTGCCGAGACGGAAGCCGAACGGGCGATCGAATTGGATCCTTCCAATATCAAAGCGCTCTTGATTTTGGGGGATGCCTCTGCAGCAAAGGGGGAGATCAAAAAAGGGGAAGGTTCTTATCAGCAGATCGTCAAATTGGCGCCGAATGAGCCGATCGGCTATTACAAGCTCGGTCTTCTCCGGCGCGGACAGAAAAGGGACCCGGAAGCGCTGACGCTTTTCGAGAAGGCATTATCGCTCAACTCGGACCATGTCGATGCGTTGGCGCAGATTGTTACGATCGATTTTTCAAGAGGGGATTCGGAAAAAGCGCTAAAACGGGTCACGACGCAGGTGGATGCATCGCCGCAAAACCCGGCTTTGTATAACCTGCTGGCAAAAGTTTATATTGCAAAAAAAGAGTTCAAAAAGGCGGAAGAGAGTTATCAGAAGGCAATCGAAGTTGATCCGGATTATCTTGCCTCTTATGTAGATCTTGGGAGCCTCTATGTTCAGGGGAAGCGGTTTGATCAGGCGATCCAAAAGTTGGATGAGGCGGTCAAGGTCAATCCGAACCTCCCCCAAATCTATATGACACGGGGGTCGATTTATGAGGCGCAGCAAAAGTATGCTCAAGCGAGAGGCGACTATGAGAAAGCGCTGCAGATTGATCCGAGCTTTGCGCCGGCCGCGAATAATTTAGCCTGGATTTACGCCGAACATGGGGGCAACATCGATCGTGCGTTGACCTTGGCGCAAATGGCAAAGGAGAAATACCCGGATGATCCTGCCATTTCCGACACGCTCGGCTGGATCTATTATAAAAAGAATGCCTTTCTGAAAGCGGTTTCTCTGTTGGAGGAGAGCGCCCAAAAGTTGTCGAAGAACCCGGTTGTTCGTTATCATCTGGGAATGGCCTATTACAAAAGCGGTCAGAATGGGCTCGCTAAAAAAGAGTTGTCCGAATCATTAAAGCTCGGGAAGGAATTTCCCGGCGCCGATGAGGCGGAGAGGACATTGAACGAGCTGTAG
- a CDS encoding helix-turn-helix domain-containing protein, with translation MISNQKRLAAQLKKIDSNDLDLDSLFNEIFSEVKKEIPFRAGWFFQTSPNTLQPIQSARQVWSGVAPPEMNGANHGSSLFPTVRQLLQRGALCMRGEEWWSPSRLSSHPIYQRVLKPNQLHFALILVLLDGEKKCRGYITLWREKNKGDFTDANLEALSFASPIIGAHLERIPVSQKKSIVSEISEEELHQLVRRRAQPGILILNQDGHILYVNQDAKGLLEALTAKSPSPSPNHGPLPQIVYQLYTQFKENINGIGPDLLGSSMPTVNRVCIHEGVVFLFRALLLQKQGTSRDSMHIMVLIEKVSQGVRIDQFVQSTNLTEREQAVVRLLLEGKTNKEVASCMNIGEYTVKDHVKRIMKKLNVTTRAGIVAKILHQHLPANNER, from the coding sequence ATGATTTCTAATCAAAAGCGGCTTGCGGCCCAGCTTAAGAAAATCGATTCGAATGATCTTGACCTCGATTCCCTTTTCAATGAGATCTTTTCAGAAGTCAAAAAAGAGATTCCATTTCGGGCCGGATGGTTTTTTCAGACGAGTCCGAATACGTTGCAACCGATTCAATCCGCTCGGCAAGTCTGGAGCGGAGTGGCTCCCCCGGAAATGAACGGCGCGAATCACGGTTCGTCGCTATTCCCGACCGTTCGACAACTGCTGCAAAGGGGTGCGCTCTGTATGCGGGGAGAGGAGTGGTGGAGTCCCTCTCGTCTCAGCAGCCATCCGATCTATCAAAGAGTATTGAAGCCGAATCAGCTTCACTTTGCCCTTATTCTTGTTCTTCTCGATGGGGAGAAGAAGTGTAGAGGGTACATTACCCTTTGGAGAGAGAAGAATAAAGGCGATTTTACTGACGCAAATCTTGAAGCATTAAGCTTTGCTTCCCCGATCATCGGAGCCCACTTAGAGAGAATTCCTGTTTCTCAAAAGAAATCAATAGTTTCTGAGATCAGCGAGGAAGAGCTCCATCAGCTGGTTCGCCGGCGGGCGCAACCCGGTATCCTTATTCTCAATCAGGATGGGCACATTCTTTATGTGAACCAGGACGCCAAAGGCCTTCTGGAAGCGCTTACAGCGAAAAGCCCTTCACCCTCTCCGAATCATGGTCCGTTGCCTCAAATCGTCTATCAACTTTATACCCAGTTTAAGGAAAACATCAACGGCATCGGCCCGGATCTGCTTGGGTCATCCATGCCGACGGTCAACCGAGTTTGCATCCATGAGGGGGTTGTCTTTCTTTTCCGGGCGCTTCTTTTACAGAAGCAAGGCACCAGTCGAGACTCCATGCATATTATGGTATTAATCGAAAAAGTATCCCAAGGGGTTCGGATCGATCAGTTTGTCCAGTCGACGAACCTGACCGAGCGCGAGCAGGCTGTTGTGCGGCTCCTCCTTGAAGGGAAAACGAATAAAGAGGTTGCATCGTGCATGAATATCGGGGAGTATACCGTCAAAGATCATGTCAAAAGAATCATGAAAAAATTAAACGTTACGACGCGAGCCGGCATTGTGGCAAAAATTCTTCACCAGCACCTCCCCGCCAATAATGAACGTTAA
- a CDS encoding PilZ domain-containing protein, whose product MAKGIDRERRESERYGLRTKVMYEPSAGLDLKEKVHAGRTINISSGGFCLKTETPLSQSQIIRVSIPIPKVNAMSPTLAEVCWVEGLKKQKGYWVGLRFLL is encoded by the coding sequence ATGGCGAAAGGAATCGATCGAGAACGGAGGGAATCAGAGCGGTATGGACTTCGGACAAAAGTAATGTATGAGCCCTCCGCGGGACTGGACCTTAAAGAAAAGGTGCATGCTGGAAGAACGATCAATATCAGCAGCGGGGGCTTTTGTTTGAAGACGGAAACGCCTCTGTCGCAATCCCAGATCATACGGGTGAGCATTCCCATACCGAAAGTAAATGCGATGTCACCCACATTGGCGGAAGTGTGTTGGGTGGAGGGGCTGAAGAAGCAAAAGGGATATTGGGTCGGTCTTCGTTTTCTCTTATAA
- a CDS encoding polysaccharide biosynthesis/export family protein, whose amino-acid sequence MFVGKYLMVVSLGLVLLVNGACAERRKTISQSENQTAEMQESTISASKEYILGAEDVVEILVWRNEALSRTVSIRPDGKISLPIVGDLQAAGLSATQLRDSIKEHLQEYKETPEVSVIIREVNSLAVFILGEVARPGKLQLRSETTLLQALSLSGGFTQYADPDNILLLRREGGGETRIRVRYKDIVSGRNPDGNLLLHRGDTILVP is encoded by the coding sequence GTGTTTGTCGGAAAGTATTTGATGGTGGTCTCCTTAGGGTTGGTTTTGCTGGTGAACGGCGCCTGCGCCGAACGCCGGAAAACGATTTCTCAATCGGAGAATCAAACGGCGGAGATGCAGGAATCGACCATTTCAGCATCCAAAGAATATATTCTCGGCGCGGAGGATGTCGTAGAAATTCTTGTTTGGAGAAATGAAGCGCTCTCCCGGACGGTGTCCATTCGTCCCGATGGTAAGATTTCACTTCCAATTGTGGGCGATTTACAGGCGGCCGGCTTATCCGCGACGCAGTTGCGCGATTCGATCAAAGAACATCTGCAGGAATACAAAGAGACGCCTGAAGTCTCTGTCATTATCCGAGAAGTCAACAGCCTGGCGGTTTTTATCCTGGGAGAGGTCGCCCGTCCCGGAAAACTTCAACTCCGAAGCGAGACGACCCTCCTTCAGGCTTTGTCCTTATCGGGCGGCTTCACCCAGTATGCGGACCCGGATAACATTCTCCTCTTGCGGAGAGAAGGAGGTGGCGAGACGCGGATCCGCGTCCGCTACAAGGACATCGTCAGCGGCAGGAATCCCGACGGAAATCTTCTTCTCCATCGAGGGGACACCATTTTAGTTCCATGA
- a CDS encoding GNVR domain-containing protein, which produces MEETNQDLLQLVRDYLGMVWRQKMWIILPLIGGILIAGVLIVKLPKIYRSKTLILVEAQKVPEEYVKSAVSGTVEGRLSTIQQQIMSRSLIEKIIKKFGLYPENSNGVITEEAVGRIRNNIDVRTTVARNNNIEAFSISFQGKDPVMVMNVTNELASLFIEENLKIREQLVEGTTEFLDNELKNLKETLERQEARIGEFKRMNMGELPQQLEANLRSLDRIQSDLLATQLAKRSAQDRKLVLEKTIELTRQRIERAASQEREIDDKTLLESGIAPPTAERPPSPQMLKLIQKKMDLANLQTEYKETYPDIIMLKREIQELEDQVALTEMSEAGTLPAGLREPGQNNQSDRRRAPLRVPMGFELERSHIAESQRQIQTIEVELNTLKEREIGLQKQIQLYERRVENVPAREQDLAVLERDYENTKKNYESLLDKKLNAQISENLEKRQKGEQFRILDPANFPERPFKPVPMQIGLMGIAGGLGVGIALAFIREKLDSSIRKPEEVERITSVPVLASIPDFDEELMITEKYLSKTAVNDEKTNGETSHT; this is translated from the coding sequence ATGGAAGAGACGAACCAGGATCTTCTACAGCTTGTGCGCGATTACCTTGGGATGGTTTGGCGTCAAAAAATGTGGATCATCCTTCCGCTCATCGGAGGAATCCTCATCGCCGGCGTTCTGATCGTGAAATTACCCAAAATCTATCGATCCAAGACGCTCATCCTGGTCGAGGCGCAAAAGGTTCCGGAGGAATATGTCAAGTCGGCCGTCTCGGGGACGGTGGAAGGCCGCCTTTCAACCATCCAGCAGCAGATCATGAGCCGGAGCCTTATTGAAAAAATTATCAAAAAGTTCGGACTCTATCCGGAAAACTCCAACGGGGTGATTACGGAAGAAGCCGTCGGCCGGATACGGAACAATATCGATGTCAGAACGACCGTGGCGAGAAACAACAATATCGAGGCCTTTTCCATCTCCTTCCAGGGAAAAGATCCGGTGATGGTGATGAATGTAACCAACGAACTCGCCTCTCTCTTTATCGAGGAGAACTTGAAGATCCGAGAGCAGTTGGTCGAAGGGACCACTGAATTCCTCGACAACGAGTTAAAAAACTTGAAAGAAACGCTGGAGCGGCAGGAGGCCCGGATCGGTGAGTTCAAACGGATGAATATGGGAGAACTTCCCCAACAGTTGGAGGCGAACCTTCGTTCGCTCGATCGGATTCAGTCGGACCTTCTAGCGACTCAATTGGCCAAACGGTCCGCGCAAGACCGAAAACTGGTTCTTGAGAAAACCATCGAATTGACACGGCAGCGGATCGAGAGGGCAGCCAGTCAGGAACGGGAAATCGACGATAAAACCCTTCTCGAATCGGGGATCGCACCTCCTACGGCGGAAAGACCCCCCTCTCCGCAGATGCTTAAATTGATCCAAAAGAAAATGGATCTTGCCAATCTTCAGACGGAATATAAGGAGACTTATCCCGATATTATTATGCTGAAGCGGGAGATTCAAGAGCTGGAGGATCAAGTCGCCCTTACGGAAATGAGCGAGGCGGGAACGCTTCCGGCGGGATTGAGGGAGCCGGGCCAAAACAACCAAAGTGATCGAAGAAGAGCGCCGTTGAGGGTGCCGATGGGTTTTGAGCTGGAGAGATCGCACATCGCCGAAAGCCAACGGCAGATTCAGACGATTGAAGTGGAGCTGAACACCCTGAAAGAGCGGGAGATCGGGCTTCAAAAACAGATTCAACTTTACGAAAGACGGGTCGAAAACGTGCCGGCACGCGAACAAGATCTGGCTGTTTTGGAGCGAGATTATGAAAACACCAAGAAAAACTATGAGTCGCTCTTGGACAAGAAGTTAAACGCACAAATCTCCGAAAACCTCGAGAAGCGGCAAAAAGGGGAGCAGTTTCGGATCCTCGATCCGGCCAATTTTCCGGAAAGGCCTTTCAAACCGGTGCCGATGCAAATCGGTTTGATGGGGATCGCCGGCGGGCTGGGGGTGGGCATTGCGCTTGCTTTTATTCGAGAGAAACTCGACAGCTCCATCCGCAAACCGGAGGAAGTGGAACGGATTACCTCCGTGCCGGTCCTTGCCTCGATTCCGGACTTCGATGAAGAATTGATGATCACTGAGAAGTACTTGAGCAAAACCGCGGTGAATGATGAGAAAACAAATGGCGAAACGAGTCATACCTGA
- a CDS encoding tyrosine-protein kinase family protein: protein MAKRVIPDFQEGKGEELVTLTRRASLASDRYRMLFAKVDQLCRTPEKKLIALTSSIKGEGKTTTTANLAIVAARDFGKRCLIIDGDFKNPTLAKKFAMPEESGLIDVIEGRVQLGNALKRGPVENLAILPMGRRSGKENNIWTTEEIKHVLTEVRAWFDYIWIDAPPILPLFDMSFISDSVDGTLIVVRAGEVPEQVLAQAIKSLGSSKIIGSVLNRAKMDWPSRYYEYGY from the coding sequence ATGGCGAAACGAGTCATACCTGATTTTCAGGAAGGAAAAGGGGAGGAGTTGGTGACCTTGACCCGACGGGCTTCCCTTGCCTCCGACCGGTACCGAATGCTTTTTGCAAAGGTGGATCAACTCTGCCGCACACCGGAGAAAAAGTTGATCGCCCTGACCAGCTCGATCAAGGGGGAGGGAAAAACAACCACCACGGCGAATTTGGCGATTGTGGCCGCGCGCGATTTCGGGAAGCGGTGCCTCATTATCGACGGGGATTTTAAAAACCCGACATTGGCAAAAAAATTCGCCATGCCCGAAGAGTCGGGTTTGATCGATGTCATCGAGGGAAGGGTGCAGCTTGGAAACGCGCTGAAAAGAGGGCCGGTTGAGAATTTGGCCATTCTCCCGATGGGACGCCGATCGGGCAAGGAGAATAATATATGGACGACGGAAGAGATCAAGCATGTTTTGACCGAAGTGCGGGCTTGGTTTGATTACATTTGGATCGACGCCCCGCCGATTCTTCCCCTTTTCGATATGAGCTTCATTTCGGATTCGGTCGACGGCACCCTGATTGTGGTCCGAGCCGGGGAGGTTCCCGAGCAGGTCCTCGCCCAGGCGATCAAATCACTCGGTTCTTCAAAGATCATCGGAAGCGTCCTCAACAGGGCCAAGATGGATTGGCCTTCCCGGTATTATGAGTATGGGTATTAG
- a CDS encoding TIGR03013 family XrtA/PEP-CTERM system glycosyltransferase — MIRIFNRYLPIRDTVYFILENALILLFLMWSTTMGSGWPNLILVPLVVQVCLYYNELHPSFPRFSLKEFWVKHLQSILLAGGILFAIFVVTPVEIASTERFWKHLAFSPFILIGLRLGYQALVAVRQWETSVLIIGSGQVATLLMDTLSRHRNLGYRPVQFKWDLGAPDKLGEEWEKLGNVLGMHQVRKVVIALNDRRRQLPVEALLNLRVQGVEVIEGVSFYEQISGKILVKPLRPSSLIFSEGFNRMKIMRLSKRALDIFLASVGSIVSLPIFAILAVLIKLDSKGPIFYRQERVGEKGKTFMVIKFRSMRQDAETKTGPVWASENDPRVTRLGRIMRLLRLDEIPQMINVLRGEMSFVGPRPERPVFVDQLRKKIPYYDLRFTVKPGLTGWAQIKYQYGSTEEDALEKLQYDLYYIKHLSPLFDLTIVMETIQVILGGKGR, encoded by the coding sequence ATGATTCGGATTTTTAATCGTTATCTCCCGATTCGGGATACCGTGTACTTCATCTTGGAAAATGCGCTCATCCTTCTCTTCCTCATGTGGTCTACGACCATGGGAAGCGGGTGGCCCAATTTAATCTTGGTCCCGCTCGTCGTTCAGGTTTGTCTCTATTACAATGAATTGCATCCCTCCTTTCCCCGATTTTCCCTGAAAGAGTTTTGGGTGAAGCATCTTCAGTCGATCCTGCTGGCGGGGGGAATTCTTTTTGCGATTTTTGTGGTCACCCCCGTTGAGATCGCATCGACGGAGCGCTTCTGGAAGCATCTGGCTTTTTCCCCGTTCATCCTGATCGGACTTCGTCTCGGGTACCAGGCGCTGGTCGCCGTGCGACAATGGGAGACATCGGTGCTCATCATCGGATCGGGACAGGTTGCGACGCTCTTGATGGATACCCTGAGTCGACACCGGAATTTGGGTTATCGGCCCGTTCAGTTCAAATGGGATTTAGGCGCCCCGGATAAGCTGGGAGAAGAATGGGAAAAACTCGGAAATGTGCTCGGGATGCATCAGGTCCGCAAGGTGGTGATCGCTTTGAATGACCGGCGCAGGCAGCTTCCGGTCGAAGCGCTCCTCAACCTTCGGGTGCAGGGGGTCGAGGTGATCGAAGGCGTTTCTTTTTACGAGCAGATTTCGGGCAAGATCCTCGTCAAACCCCTTCGGCCGAGCAGCCTAATCTTCAGCGAAGGGTTCAACCGGATGAAGATTATGCGCCTATCGAAGCGCGCGCTGGATATTTTTCTCGCCTCCGTCGGCTCGATCGTTTCCTTGCCGATCTTTGCGATCCTCGCCGTTTTGATCAAGCTCGATTCGAAGGGGCCGATTTTTTATCGCCAGGAGCGGGTGGGAGAGAAGGGAAAAACCTTCATGGTGATTAAATTCCGCTCGATGCGCCAGGACGCCGAGACAAAAACCGGGCCGGTTTGGGCCAGTGAAAACGACCCGCGCGTGACGCGACTGGGAAGGATCATGCGGTTGCTCCGTCTCGATGAGATTCCTCAGATGATCAACGTCCTCAGGGGAGAAATGAGCTTCGTCGGGCCGAGGCCTGAAAGGCCGGTCTTTGTAGACCAGCTTCGGAAGAAAATTCCCTATTATGATCTCCGGTTTACCGTCAAGCCCGGACTGACCGGCTGGGCCCAGATTAAATACCAATATGGATCGACCGAGGAAGACGCCCTGGAAAAGCTCCAGTATGACCTCTACTACATCAAGCATCTTTCCCCCCTCTTTGACCTGACCATCGTGATGGAGACCATTCAGGTGATCTTGGGAGGAAAAGGACGATGA
- a CDS encoding XrtA system polysaccharide deacetylase, whose product MDGRLNALTIDVEDYYQVSGFESHIRFEQWPDYESRVVGNTWRLLEMLHFHRVKATFFILGWIAERYPQVVLAIHKEGHEIASHGYRHRLVYNMSREEFRQDTERSKEVLEDLCGVPVVGYRAASYSITKQTLWSLEVLHALGFQYDSSIFPIHHDRYGIPNASRFPYGHSLSEGRELLEFPLSTVRMMKWNIPIAGGGYLRLFPYWFIRWGIAQINEKEKAPAIVYLHPWEIDPNQPRINGDRLSRFRHYVNLEKMEQKLKNLLSDFQFVPLRVLAESYRGSDLSLPGEVKGISAPVAVGRNHIGITE is encoded by the coding sequence ATGGATGGTCGATTGAATGCACTGACGATCGATGTTGAAGATTACTATCAGGTCTCCGGCTTCGAATCCCACATTCGGTTCGAGCAGTGGCCCGATTATGAGAGCCGGGTGGTCGGAAACACCTGGCGCCTTCTGGAGATGCTTCATTTTCATCGGGTGAAGGCGACCTTTTTCATTCTCGGCTGGATTGCGGAACGTTACCCCCAGGTCGTCCTCGCCATCCACAAGGAGGGGCATGAGATCGCCTCTCACGGCTACCGGCACCGTCTCGTTTACAATATGAGCCGGGAGGAATTTCGACAGGACACCGAACGGTCGAAGGAGGTTTTGGAAGATCTCTGCGGTGTGCCGGTCGTCGGCTATCGGGCGGCGAGTTATTCGATCACCAAGCAGACTCTCTGGAGTCTTGAAGTCTTGCATGCGTTGGGTTTTCAATACGATTCGAGCATCTTTCCAATTCATCATGACCGATATGGAATCCCAAATGCTTCCCGATTCCCCTATGGCCACTCCCTGTCGGAGGGGAGAGAACTGCTGGAATTTCCTTTGTCGACGGTCCGAATGATGAAGTGGAATATCCCGATAGCGGGCGGGGGATATTTGCGGCTCTTTCCCTATTGGTTTATTCGGTGGGGAATCGCACAAATCAACGAAAAGGAGAAGGCTCCGGCGATTGTTTATCTTCATCCTTGGGAAATTGACCCGAACCAACCCCGGATAAATGGAGATCGGCTCTCCCGGTTCAGGCATTATGTCAATTTGGAAAAAATGGAACAGAAACTGAAGAATCTTCTTTCTGATTTCCAATTTGTTCCCCTGAGGGTATTGGCGGAATCGTACCGCGGGAGCGATCTCAGCCTGCCGGGAGAGGTCAAGGGGATTTCGGCACCGGTCGCCGTCGGCCGCAATCATATCGGGATCACAGAATGA
- the xrtW gene encoding exosortase W: MNLSISEMVQKTWVQFGYPAKQFWLQSALLAGAVLFCYAGLFASLVQTWWSNDVYSHGFLVPFISLYIVWLRRGNLVNLPLASNYVWGLPVVLAGLTLRLGGNAGGVLLAEEFSLIITVAGMVLLLLGVAFLKVLWFPITYLLFMLPSWGIMIDRLHFPFQKFSAILGTAMLQMIGVPAFRQSIFIELPNITLEVAKVCSGVSYLIAILAMAVALASIVLRSWPRKILLVGGAVVIGILTNSLRIAFIGALSYHQISESLHGPYHILQGLVVSQIGFVVLFLGTWSLSKRPAVLVAVPRPSASFEADVRPKLILKGLPGYPLSILTAMLLLVGGYLHFFQPRPVPLKMELTAFPFSVGPWWGSDGGSGYGAFGVVDASLSRTYRTASGKALHFYIGYYEAQSQGRELVNYESGAFHRASVPMQVGLNGGKSLEVNRLIDQKTNRVILFWYDLNGRTATDRFLAKAYTTWDTLVRGSSNGAVIVVSGEFTQSDPDPALSDAEAFIREIVPVLRGYLPPESGA; the protein is encoded by the coding sequence ATGAATCTCTCCATCTCCGAGATGGTTCAGAAGACTTGGGTTCAATTCGGGTACCCGGCCAAGCAGTTTTGGCTGCAATCCGCTCTGCTGGCGGGAGCGGTGCTCTTTTGCTATGCCGGTCTGTTTGCCAGCCTGGTACAGACTTGGTGGAGCAATGATGTCTACTCTCATGGCTTTTTGGTTCCATTCATCAGTCTTTACATCGTATGGCTTCGGCGAGGGAACCTCGTGAATCTCCCCCTTGCTTCGAACTATGTTTGGGGACTTCCTGTTGTTCTGGCCGGCCTGACATTGCGGCTTGGCGGAAATGCCGGAGGGGTTCTCCTGGCAGAGGAATTCTCTCTGATCATTACCGTGGCCGGGATGGTGCTCCTTCTCCTCGGCGTTGCATTTCTGAAGGTATTGTGGTTCCCTATCACTTATCTGCTTTTCATGCTCCCCTCTTGGGGAATCATGATTGACCGGCTTCATTTTCCCTTTCAGAAGTTCTCGGCGATTTTGGGGACGGCAATGTTGCAGATGATCGGTGTTCCCGCCTTTCGGCAGTCGATCTTCATTGAATTGCCGAATATTACCCTGGAGGTGGCGAAGGTATGCAGCGGCGTAAGTTATCTCATCGCGATCTTGGCCATGGCGGTGGCGCTGGCTTCGATTGTCTTGCGCAGCTGGCCTAGAAAAATCCTTCTGGTCGGTGGTGCGGTAGTGATCGGAATTTTGACAAACAGCCTCCGAATTGCTTTTATCGGGGCCCTTTCTTACCATCAGATATCGGAAAGTCTGCACGGCCCGTATCACATTCTACAGGGACTCGTCGTTTCGCAGATCGGTTTCGTCGTCTTATTTCTAGGAACGTGGTCTCTCTCGAAAAGGCCTGCCGTCTTAGTCGCGGTCCCGCGGCCGTCGGCTTCGTTTGAAGCGGATGTTCGGCCAAAACTCATTTTGAAGGGGCTCCCTGGCTATCCCCTTTCGATTCTGACGGCGATGTTGCTTTTGGTCGGAGGATATCTTCACTTCTTTCAGCCCCGTCCTGTTCCGTTGAAGATGGAATTGACAGCTTTCCCCTTCTCCGTCGGACCCTGGTGGGGAAGCGACGGGGGGAGCGGTTACGGCGCATTCGGAGTTGTCGATGCAAGCCTGTCGAGAACATACAGGACCGCCTCCGGGAAAGCGCTGCATTTCTATATCGGCTATTACGAAGCGCAATCACAAGGAAGAGAACTGGTCAACTATGAATCCGGGGCGTTTCATCGGGCCTCGGTGCCGATGCAGGTCGGACTAAACGGTGGGAAGAGCCTGGAGGTCAATCGACTGATTGATCAAAAAACGAATCGAGTGATCTTATTCTGGTATGACCTCAACGGGCGCACTGCGACCGATCGGTTTTTGGCGAAAGCCTACACCACCTGGGATACCCTTGTTCGCGGATCGTCGAATGGGGCGGTGATTGTCGTTTCGGGCGAATTCACCCAGAGCGATCCAGATCCGGCATTGTCGGATGCTGAGGCATTTATCAGAGAGATCGTCCCGGTGCTCCGGGGTTATCTTCCTCCCGAAAGCGGGGCGTAA